In a single window of the Cryptococcus neoformans var. neoformans JEC21 chromosome 11 sequence genome:
- a CDS encoding expressed protein, translating into MLMPSTSAAILLLIFCSSARAVPACVRGTTAAATTLSEPNASIIYAQLPTSASGTDQESSLMLNSGKSNSILAATLESHSWSSSYSGGSGSVSNTAAPTRVTFTEQALTSAHLAENSSSSKLPATSAKVATLATQVSNVTVTTGQLMSTKAKVVSSSKGSSAVSATKTGSSFSKMGISWPVQEKDASPIAQFFTSTSTISWWFDWNKNWNQGILNADSVNVSGKFIPMLFDKNFLDNSDTLQKGFTEIMGYNEPDLQTDNGVSSYIDPVTAAGIWKTQITTLRSTYPTIKVQSPVMASDQAWLSTFFATICPPPYSAKDGWGDCPYKPDYVAMHLYTTDPDDFMSTVSAFQKTFGLPLVLSEFACHSFGTNSNPSTADVSTFMQKTTSWMEKQSWLVRYAWFGTVRDSTYLYGVAETNRLMDVTGQLTDLGKQYMNGGQPL; encoded by the exons ATGCTCATGCCTTCCACCTCTGCAGCGATCTTACTACTCATCTTTTGCTCTTCGGCGCGAGCAGTCCCCGCTTGCGTTCGAGGGACAACCGCAGCCGCTACGACCTTGTCTGAGCCGAATGCGTCTATCATATATGCCCAGTTACCAACATCTGCTTCCGGGACAGATCAAGAATCATCTTTAATGCTGAACTCGGGAAAATCGAATAGCATTCTTGCAGCCACTTTAGAATCGCACAGCTGGTCTTCCTCTTACTCTGGCGGTTCAGGATCAGTATCCAATACGGCAGCCCCTACCCGAGTCACGTTTACAGAACAAGCACTTACGAGCGCACACCTAGCTGAAAACAGCAGCTCATCCAAGTTACCAGCAACGTCCGCCAAAGTTGCGACTTTGGCGACGCAAGTATCCAACGTCACTGTCACAACCGGGCAGCTAATGTCAACAAAGGCCAAGGTAGTATCTTCGAGCAAGGGGTCATCGGCGGTCTCGGCTACAAAAACTGGAAGCTCATTCTCTAAAATGGGTATAAGTTGGCCTGTacaagagaaagatgcTTCGCCAATAGCGCAATTCTTCACTTCTACTTCG ACCATTTCTTGGTGGTTTGACTGGAACAAGAATTGGAACCAAGGTATCCTCAATGCTGACAGTGTGAACGTTTCAGGGAAGTTCATACCCATGCT CTTCGACAAAAATTTCCTTGACAACTCTGACACTTTGCAAAAAGGATTTACAGAGATTATGGGATACAACGAACCAG ATTTGCAAACGGACAATGGAGTCTCCTCGTACATCGATCCAGTGACTGCAGCCGGAAT CTGGAAAACTCAGATTACCACATTGAGATCCACCTACCCTACAATCAAAGTCCAATCTCCAGTGATGGCATCCGATCAAGCTTGGCTTTctaccttcttcgccaCCATTTGCCCTCCTCCATACTCCGCCAAAGATGGTTGGGGTGACTGCCCGTACAAGCCAGATTACGTGGCGATGCACTTGTATACTACAGATCCAGATGATTTTATGTCCACAGTGTCGGCATTTCAAAAGACTTTTGGGTTACCACTGGTCCTAAGTGAATTTGCTTGCCAT AGCTTTGGGACGAATTCCAATCCTAGCACAGCTGACGTCAGCACCTTCATGCAAAAGACGACTTCATGGATGGAGAAACAGTCCTGGCTCGT TAGATATGCCTGGTTCGGTACGGTTAGAGACTCTACCTACCTATATGGAGTAGCAGAGACCAACCGTTTGATGGATGTTACTGGCCAACTGACTGACTT GGGCAAACAGTACATGAATGGCGGTCAGCCTCTGTAA
- a CDS encoding expressed protein — protein MSDDGQVQRGKAGISWPAQELTSDPIAKFFQYGSKLSWHWNWTKHWKGPLVPETSDDLEIDAEFVPMIWSPQSLDDGCDLQEGWNLLLGFNEPDLDNEAVASHRSPQEAADAWIQLAQLRTDPDNQHLVSPAVASNVEWLKEFLSLIPEDTYPAYLAVHLYTTTFDDFVGKMEMYHNEFGLPIILTEFCMQSWDEGVPGPEDQQQVHDYMGQTTKWLDETDYVIKYCWFGAVRDTANLHDVHPFNRLMDENGEITPLGFQYMYGGHE, from the exons ATGTCTGACGACGGACAAGTACAAAGGGGAAAG GCCGGCATTAGCTGGCCGGCTCAAGAACTAACCTCGGATCCCATTGCCAAATTCTTCCAGTACGGCTCT AAACTCTCATGGCACTGGAACTGGACCAAGCATTGGAAGGGCCCTCTGGTGCCGGAGACCTCTGACGACCTTGAGATTGACGCAGAATTTGTGCCCATGAT CTGGTCACCCCAATCTTTAGATGATGGTTGCGACTtgcaagaaggatggaatcTTCTCTTGGGTTTCAACGAGCCTG ACCTCGACAACGAAGCTGTTGCAAGCCATCGCTCTCCGCAGGAAGCTGCAGACGC GTGGATCCAGCTGGCACAACTCCGTACCGATCCAGACAACCAGCACCTCGTTTCCCCCGCTGTAGCATCCAACGTGGAATGGCTTAAAGAGTTCCTCTCCCTGATTCCAGAAGACACTTATCCCGCCTACTTGGCTGTGCACCTCTACACAACCACTTTTGATGATTTTGTCggcaagatggagatgtaCCACAACGAGTTTGGATTGCCTATTATCTTGACTGAATTCTGCATGCAG AGTTGGGACGAAGGTGTTCCAGGCCCAGAGGACCAGCAGCAAGTCCATGATTACATGG GCCAAACAACAAAATGGCTTGATGAAACTGACTATGTTAT TAAGTACTGTTGGTTTGGCGCTGTTCGTGATACGGCGAACTTGCACGACGTCCACCCCTTCAACCGACTCATGGATGAAAACGGCGAGATTACCCCATT GGGTTTCCAATACATGTATGGTGGGCATGAGTAA